The following coding sequences lie in one Arachis hypogaea cultivar Tifrunner chromosome 4, arahy.Tifrunner.gnm2.J5K5, whole genome shotgun sequence genomic window:
- the LOC112795776 gene encoding inactive beta-amylase 9 has translation MEISVIGSSQAKLGMPELGNRELGFINLKDGFRVSNDRVCFGKNIRWKKAGMRFTLRAIQSEPVQAEKHSGAGRRSKSDGVRLFVGLPLDAVSKDCNSLNHARAIAAGLKALKLLGVEGVELPVWWGIVEKDAAGKYDWSGYLAIAEMVQKVGLKLHVTLCFHGSTKPNIPLPNWVTRIGESQPNIYFKDRSGQHYKECLSLAVDNLPVLDGKTPIQVYQSFCESFKSSFSPFMGSTITGISMGLGPDGELRYPSHHRLSSDGKTQGVGEFQCYDQNMLSVLKQHAEASGNPLWGLGGPHDAPTYDQPPFSGFFMDGASWESPYGDFFLSWYSKQLMAHGDRILSLASSTFGDTGVTVYGKVPLMHSWYGTRSHPSELTAGFYNTAKGDGYEPVAELFARNSCKMILPGMDLSDAYQPNETHSSPELLLAQIMAACKKHGVQVSGQNSSESAVLGGFEQIKKNLGGDNVLDLFTYQRMGAYFFSPDHFPSFTEFVRSLNQPELHSDDLPIAGEEEGTQSMITSQESSVSMQAA, from the exons ATGGAGATTTCGGTGATTGGGAGCTCCCAAGCTAAATTGGGAATGCCCGAATTGGGGAATAGGGAGCTGGGTTTTATTAATTTGAAGGATGGTTTTAGGGTTTCGAATGATAGGGTTTGTTTCGGGAAAAACATTAGGTGGAAGAAAGCTGGGATGAGATTCACTCTGAGAGCTATTCAGTCTGAACCTGTTCAAGCGGAGAAGCATTCTGGTGCTGGTAGAAGATCCAAATCG GATGGTGTAAGATTATTTGTGGGTCTGCCTTTAGATGCAGTTTCTAAAGACTGCAATTCACTAAACCATGCTAGAGCAATTGCAGCTGGTCTAAAAGCTTTGAAGTTATTAGGAGTTGAAGGTGTTGAGCTCCCTGTTTGGTGGGGAATTGTTGAGAAAGATGCTGCAGGAAAATATGACTGGTCTGGCTATCTTGCTATTGCTGAGATGGTTCAGAAGGTGGGTCTTAAGCTCCATGTGACACTTTGCTTTCATGGATCTACAAAACCCAATATCCCCTTGCCCAATTGGGTTACCCGGATTGGCGAGTCTCAACCCAATATTTACTTCAAGGATCGGTCAGGACAGCATTACAAAGAGTGCCTGTCGCTGGCAGTTGATAATCTTCCTGTTCTTGATGGGAAGACTCCAATTCAAGTGTATCAGAGTTTCTGCGAGAGCTTCAAGTCTTCGTTCTCTCCCTTCATGGGCTCTACAATTACG GGCATATCGATGGGTTTAGGACCAGATGGCGAGCTACGTTATCCGTCTCACCATCGTCTCTCAAGTGATGGTAAAACTCAAGGAGTTGGGGAGTTCCAGTGTTATGACCAAAACATGCTCAGCGTTCTCAAGCAGCATGCTGAAGCATCTGGAAATCCTCTATGGGGGCTTGGTGGCCCGCATGATGCCCCTACCTATGATCAGCCACCGTTCTCCGGTTTCTTCATGGATGGGGCTTCTTGGGAGTCTCCATATGGAGACTTCTTTCTTTCATGGTATTCCAAACAGCTTATGGCTCATGGAGATAGAATCCTTTCATTAGCTTCTTCGACTTTTGGCGACACTGGAGTGACAGTATATGGAAAAGTTCCACTTATGCACTCTTGGTATGGAACTAGATCCCATCCTTCCGAGCTAACAGCAGGGTTCTATAACACGGCTAAGGGGGACGGGTATGAGCCAGTGGCCGAGTTGTTTGCTAGGAACTCATGCAAAATGATACTACCTGGAATGGACCTTTCCGATGCATACCAGCCAAATGAAACCCATTCAAGCCCTGAGTTGCTTCTTGCACAAATCATGGCAGCTTGCAAAAAGCATGGCGTGCAAGTTTCCGGTCAGAATTCATCCGAGTCTGCAGTTCTGGGAGGTTTTGAACAAATCAAGAAGAATTTAGGTGGAGATAATGTATTGGACTTGTTCACATATCAAAGAATGGGAGCATATTTCTTTTCTCCAGATCATTTTCCATCATTCACTGAATTTGTGAGGAGCCTTAATCAACCGGAACTGCACTCTGATGATCTACCAATTGCGGGAGAAGAAGAAGGCACTCAATCTATGATTACGAGCCAAGAATCAAGCGTTAGCATGCAAGCAGCCTAA